The Arthrobacter sp. D5-1 genome segment ATGTCCGGCTGGCGGTCCATGAATCCGGGCGCAAACCAACGCTCCGCGGAGCCTTGGATCATCACAGGCGTGCCCAGTTTGCGGACGGTCTCCGCGCGTTCCAGCCAGCCTTCCGGGGTGCCGAGCTTGGCACCGGTGCACTGGACAGACAGGCTGCGGAGGCGGTCGCCGTGCTTGATCCCAAGCTGCAGGCCGGTGGCCCCGCCCAAGGAGACACCGGCGTAATGGAACGTTCCGCCCGGCGAAACAGAGTCGACAAGATCGACGACGGCGTCCGCCAGTTCCGCAACTTCGAAACCTTCGGTGGTGGTCGGCGAGATGCCGTGGCCGGGGAGGTCCCAGCCGATGACGTCGTACTCGTCGCCCAGGAGGGCAGCGGTTTCCGTCCACAGCACAGTGGAGGTGCCCAGCGACGGGCCCACCACCAGGAGCGGCTTCGCTCCCAGTTCGCGCTGCGGGGAGAGCAGCACGGCCTTGACAGTTGGCTTAGCCACGAGTGGCTCCCTTCGATGAGGCTTCGATCCCTTTACTGGGCGCTGCAAAGTGCGGGTACGCGGCGAGGATACGGCGGCTGATCTCACGCGCTTCGCCAAGGTAGCTCGCCGGATCCAGCAGCGCCTCAAGTCCGGCGTCCGAGAGTTGGTCCGCCGGAACGGTTTCGCGCAGCAGTTTGGTGTAAATGCGGGTCTGTTCGGCGGCGGGCGCCTTCAAGGTTTCGTCGACGACGGCCTGCAGCTTCTGCTTTCCTTCCTCACCCAGGAGCGGTGCGACGGCGGCCACCACCCCTTCGCTGAGGAGCAGCGGTCCCGAGATGTCGAGGTTCCGGCGCATTGCGTCGGGGAAGACCCGGAGGCCGTCTGCGAGTTCGCGGAGGTGTCCCGCAGCGCCCATGGCCAGGGCGAGCAACTGGCGCAGGGCCGGCCATTCACTATGCCAGGCGCCGTCCGGCCGCTCGTCGTTGAAAGTTGCAGCCGCGAGATGGAGTTGCGATGCCAGGCCGGGAGCCTGCAACGCCGCACTGCGGATCAGCACCGACAAGACAGGGTTCTGCTTCTGCGGCATGGCCGAGGAAACTCCGCGTCCGGCCGCCAACGGTTCGCCAAGTTCGCCGACTTCCGGGCGGCTCAGGAACAGCAGGTCGGCAGCAATCTTGCCGAAAGAATCGATCAGTGCAGCGAGCCCGTCGCCGAGGGCAGTGATCGCGAGGCGGTTGGTGTGCCACGGGGCGGGGGCGGGTGCGAGGCCCAGTGCGGCGGCCAGTGCATCGGCCAGTGTGAACGGCGTCGCGGCCGATCCGGCAGTCAGCTTGGTACCCGAGGCCAGCGTTCCACCAGCCCCACCAAACTGCACCGGCAACTCCAGGGATTCCAACCGCTCAGCAGCAGCGGCCACGCCCTGGAACCACTGGGCGGCCTTGAGCCCGAAGGTGTACGGAAGCGCATGCTGCGTCAGGCTCCTGCCCACGCACAGCGTGTCCGCATATTGCTCCGCCAAGGTAGCCAGCGCCGTCGTCGTGCCCTTGGCCTCTGCCAGCAACGCCGTAACGGTGCGGCTGGCGAGCAGCATGAGCGCGGAGTCGAGGACGTCCTGGCTGGTCAGCGAGGTGTGGACAGCGGAATTCGCGCCAACGCCGGCGGTATCCAACTCCCGGACCCGGGCCCGCAGATCACCGAGCAAGGGGATGACCGGGTTTCCGCCACCCTGGGCGCGTTCCGCTACCGAAAGAACGTCGTAAGAACCGGCATCGGCGGCTTCGGCCACCACGGCGGCGGATCCTGCGGGAGCCAGTCCCGCCTCCTCAAGGACGGCAGCCCAGGAGGCTTCGACGTCGAGGATTGCCGTGATCACGGCACGGTCGCCCGTCAGCGCCGCCACAGTGGGCGAGGCCGAGACGGGGCTGAGGAGGCCGAAGTCGCCGTTGGTCATGCCTGGTCCGTCGCCAGATCCAGCGAGCCGTCCTGCTGGAAATCCAGGAAGACGGTCTCGTCGCCACCCTGCAGGCGGATGTCCCAGGTGAGGCCACCGTCAGGATCGCGGCGGGCGATGAGCGTCTTGCGGCGCTCCGGGTCCAGGGAGCTCAGCAAAGGATCGTTGGCCAGGGCTTCCTCGTTCTCCGGCAGGTAGACGCGGGTGAAGAGGCGGTTCATGAGGCCACGGGCAAACACGGCCACGGAGATGAACGGTGCTGCGCCGGGTGCCGTAGGGCCGGGGTTGACGGTGGTGAACGTGTAGACGCCGGAGTTGCCCACGGAGCCACGGCCCCACCCGGTGAAGGTGTAGCCGTCGCGGACCAGGGAACCGGTGCGCTGGACGATGTTGCCGTCGGAATCCGGCTGCCAGATTTCCAGGATGGCGTCCGGAATGGCATCACCGGCGCCGTCGTACACGGTGCCTTGGAGGCGGATGCTGCCGGGGCTGCCGGGAGCCAGGAGTTCGTTGTCCTTGTTAAAGGGGAGGGCGTAGCCGTAGAAGGGTCCTACGGTCTGGCCCGGTGTGGGTGCCAGCTTGCTCATGCGCTTACTCCTCGTCCCCGGCGTCGCCGTATGCTTCGTTTTCGGTCCAGGTGCGCTTGGAACCGGTCAGGATGATGTCCCACTTGTAGCCGAGGGCCCACTCGGGGCTGGTGAGCTCGTGGTCGTACTGGGCCACCAGGCGGTCGCGGGCATCCTGGTCCACGATGGACTGGTAGATGGGATCCAGCGGGAAGAGCTGGTCGCCCGGGAAGTACATCTGGGTGACGATCCGCTGGGTGAACTCCGAGCCGAACATGGAGAAGTGGATGTGCGCCGGGCGCCAGGCGTTCAGGTGGTTCTTCCACGGGTAGGCGCCGGGCTTGATGGTGGTGAAGCTGTACGAGCCGTCGTCACCGGTGATGCACCGGCCGACGCCGGTGAAGTTCGGGTCCAGCGGTGCGGGGTGCTGGTCGCGCTTGTGGATGTAGCGGCCTGATGCATTGGCCTGCCAGATCTCCACCAGCTGGCCCGCCACCGGACGGCCATCACCATCGAGTACGCGGCCGGATACGATGATGCGCTCACCCTGCGGTTCGCCGTTGTGCTGGATGGTCAGGTCGGATTCCAGGGCGTGCACGTCCTGGTGTCCGAATGCCGGCGAGTAAAGCTCAATGGTCTCCGGGTCCGCGTGGTGCAGGCTCTTGGTGGGATGGCGCAGGATGCTGCTGCGGTACGGCGCGTAATCCAGCCGCGGCATGGTCTCCGGTCCCTTGCCGTTCTTCAACGCCTCGGCGTAGCGGTCCCCGATGCCCTTGATCTCAGCACTGAGATCCGCTTGGGTTTCCACCTTCTTGGCTGGATGGGCGGCATTTGCGGCGTGTGGCTCAGCGGGCGGCACGAGTTCCTCGGATTCGAGCGCCTGTGCTGTCTGTTCTTGCGGCACGGCCGGCTCCTTTCGGTTGGTGGGTTCTCTTGGGTTTGCGGGGCGGGGCGGGTTTACACCCGGTGGAGCGAGTCGTATTGGACGGCGTGGCGCACCGGGGCGTTGGGCGCCCCGTAGCCGTCGTAATTGCCGCGGCGCTCCACCATTTCGAAGAACACACTGCCCACGGTGGCGGTGTAGAAGTGGAGGAATTCGCCGTTGGTGTCCCGGTCATACAGGAGGTTGAGCTCCTTGAGGGTGGCCAGGAAACCGGGTTCAAGATCGAACCGGGCGTCCAGGTCCTCGTAATAGTTGGCCGGAATCTGCAGGAACTCAAGGCCTCTTCCTTGGGCGGAGCGGGCAGCCGCCACGAGGTCGTCCACGGCGAAGGCGATGTGTTCCTGGTACGTTTTACGGGCTGTTTGAGCCTGCTGCGCGGGCGCCAGGTTCAGGACCAGCCTGATCGCACCGTTGCTGGTCTCCATGACCTGCGAGCGCACCAGGCCATTGGGGCTGGGAACCTCAGCGAACGGCTGTGGTTCCAAAGCCAACGCGCTGGTGTAGAAGAGCACAGCCTCGTCAAAGTGTTGCCACGGCTGGGCCAGGTTGACGTGGTCAATCACTGCGTTCTGTGCGCTGGAGGCGTGCTCCTGGCCTTCGCCGAACTCGTGCGTCCACGCCGCGGTCCCATCCGGGCTGCCCTGGCAGAGGAAGATCTCGGTGGAGTCCGGTGCGGAGATGCCTTGGAAGACCTCCTCGTCCGCCTGGACCTTGCGGGCCACCACGGGAGCCTTGAGCTGCTGGGCGCGAGCGGAGGCAATCACTGGAGAGTCGACGTCGAATCCCAAAGCGGCAATGGCCGGTTCAGCGTTTTGTGCCGCCTGTTCGTTGATGATCACGCGCGCCTGTCCCATGGTCCAT includes the following:
- a CDS encoding alpha/beta fold hydrolase codes for the protein MAKPTVKAVLLSPQRELGAKPLLVVGPSLGTSTVLWTETAALLGDEYDVIGWDLPGHGISPTTTEGFEVAELADAVVDLVDSVSPGGTFHYAGVSLGGATGLQLGIKHGDRLRSLSVQCTGAKLGTPEGWLERAETVRKLGTPVMIQGSAERWFAPGFMDRQPDISSRLLHALRDADRFGYSFCCEALASFDVREQLGSITVPTLAIAGVEDSVAPPSFAEAVAAGITAGGGTARAVALDGVAHLAPAEAPAAVAELMRTFMKENGL
- a CDS encoding lyase family protein, whose protein sequence is MTNGDFGLLSPVSASPTVAALTGDRAVITAILDVEASWAAVLEEAGLAPAGSAAVVAEAADAGSYDVLSVAERAQGGGNPVIPLLGDLRARVRELDTAGVGANSAVHTSLTSQDVLDSALMLLASRTVTALLAEAKGTTTALATLAEQYADTLCVGRSLTQHALPYTFGLKAAQWFQGVAAAAERLESLELPVQFGGAGGTLASGTKLTAGSAATPFTLADALAAALGLAPAPAPWHTNRLAITALGDGLAALIDSFGKIAADLLFLSRPEVGELGEPLAAGRGVSSAMPQKQNPVLSVLIRSAALQAPGLASQLHLAAATFNDERPDGAWHSEWPALRQLLALAMGAAGHLRELADGLRVFPDAMRRNLDISGPLLLSEGVVAAVAPLLGEEGKQKLQAVVDETLKAPAAEQTRIYTKLLRETVPADQLSDAGLEALLDPASYLGEAREISRRILAAYPHFAAPSKGIEASSKGATRG
- the pcaG gene encoding protocatechuate 3,4-dioxygenase subunit alpha; amino-acid sequence: MSKLAPTPGQTVGPFYGYALPFNKDNELLAPGSPGSIRLQGTVYDGAGDAIPDAILEIWQPDSDGNIVQRTGSLVRDGYTFTGWGRGSVGNSGVYTFTTVNPGPTAPGAAPFISVAVFARGLMNRLFTRVYLPENEEALANDPLLSSLDPERRKTLIARRDPDGGLTWDIRLQGGDETVFLDFQQDGSLDLATDQA
- the pcaH gene encoding protocatechuate 3,4-dioxygenase subunit beta — translated: MPQEQTAQALESEELVPPAEPHAANAAHPAKKVETQADLSAEIKGIGDRYAEALKNGKGPETMPRLDYAPYRSSILRHPTKSLHHADPETIELYSPAFGHQDVHALESDLTIQHNGEPQGERIIVSGRVLDGDGRPVAGQLVEIWQANASGRYIHKRDQHPAPLDPNFTGVGRCITGDDGSYSFTTIKPGAYPWKNHLNAWRPAHIHFSMFGSEFTQRIVTQMYFPGDQLFPLDPIYQSIVDQDARDRLVAQYDHELTSPEWALGYKWDIILTGSKRTWTENEAYGDAGDEE